The Ipomoea triloba cultivar NCNSP0323 chromosome 4, ASM357664v1 DNA segment CATGAAATATGTTGATAGGCTCTGCATCAGTCAACCCCATGAAGTTAATTGCTAGGTACTCAAGAAAGCTCAAATATACAGCAAGCATAGCAACTGACATAATTTCAAGTAAACTAGCACCTGTgctatatgaatatatatggaTAGGTCGATTGTACATTTCACATAGAGCTTGAATCTCCACATTGTTACCGTAAACCTACAACAATCCCAAACCacaataatcaaattatcaCTATAGTGTGTGATTTGAAGAATATCTTAGACACATGCACGTCAAACTTGAAGCAACCAAGGAGAGGATGCTATGAAAATAATATAACACAGCGAAATGGAAAGAGAAGAATTACTGTTCTCAGAATAATAGCACTGAATACTCTATTACATATGGGAAGGCATGGCTTAAGATGTAAGACTGGCCAAGGTGAATTTATTGTTTAACGCCTGATCAATAAAACAGACATCCCTTAAATGGAAGGCCCGTGCTCCTTACTTTAGGCCCCCATTTTTTCTGCATGTCAGTCACAACAGATCTCATTGACTCAGTGATTATTTGACTAGCCTATATCTTAAAATACAGAGATCAAGGCATCTCAGATGTAAGATCCGTCCTATTCCCCCCGGACTGCACTATGGTGTTTAAAATGTATTTATGTATGTGAACACGGCATTGTAATTAATATCTATGTAGCACTTACAACCACCCATACTTTGTAAACAATGCTTGTTAATTTCTTCTATAGatgaatattacggagtataaaataagattttgtttgcttgtgtgtgtgtgtgggggggggggggggggggggtggggggggggacCGAGTATGAATTCATAAGAAAGACTGATTGCCAAGCAATATGGACAACGTAAAAATTTCCTATGGAGTAATGGGACAATATTCAATCTTCGCATTTCATTTCATCAATGAAAAAGTATTGAAGTGCATACCTTATCTCTACGTTTTCTCTTGCAATATGAAGTGAAACCTTCTGTTATAAACTGAGAGAAGTGGTCTCTTTCACgttcctaaaaaaaaatcatgaagtaaataaatattaccaatAAAGGATCCAAGATTCAGAAAATCAAAAAGATTTAGATGACCAATTAAATGATCAAGAGAGAGGTAGCAATGACACTATCAACATATAAGTGATATAACACCTAAAATTTCCAACTACTCATGCATTAAACAATACAAAATAGatctatctattaattacaattTGTGAATATGACCTGCCAAATTAATTTCCAGCAACCAAGTTCCACAAGAAATCCACCAAAgctatttattttgatttatgtTACCAAGCGTTTGAAAATGGGGAGAGAACACAAAAAGGGGTATCATCAAAAGCATGCACATATCACATCCTATCATCTGAATTAACTACTAAtcattttcaattaataaagaaatgaaaatcttaaaagcatttattttaaaaaaactaaaaatagtaaaatcattaaaatcctTGAAAATAAATACCATTTCTGGCATTCACATAATACGTTTCATCATATCAAAATTTCAAAGACCAGTGGAAAGCCTTTGTCTAAATATAGGAGAGGCAAGGGAATATCAAAAGTAAGCATGCAAATCCTTCCCCACCTCACCTATTTCCATTGCAGAAATGGGCACATGGGCAATATGACATTCTTCTAAAATAATAGTGCACAATGAAATGATTTTACCTGCTTGTAagaattacaataataataaaaataatagcaaTCAATCattcatataaaaatatacacataatattcacaaatttaatgaaattgaaaaaatcCCTTTAGAATTTAGATATATGGCAGAAAAGGGTAAACCTCTGCCTGTATTTATCTACTACATGCAAAGACGAGGGTCAAATGCTATTNNNNNNNNNNNNNNNNNNNNNNNNNNNNNNNNNNNNNNNNNNNNNNNNNNNNNNNNNNNNNNNNNNNNNNNNNNNNNNNNNNNNgggggggggggggggggggggggggggggggggggggggggggggggggggggggggggggggggggggggggggggggggggggggggggggggggggggggggggggggggggggggggggggggggggggggggggggggggggaccgAGTATGAATTCATAAGAAAGACTGATTGCCAAGCAATATGGACAACGTAAAAATTTCCTATGGGAGTAATGGGACAATATTCAATCTTCGCATTTCATTTCATCAATGAAAAAGTATTGAAGTGCATACCTTATCTCTACGTTTTCTCTTGCAATATGAAGTGAAACCTTCTGTTATAAACTGAGAGAAGTGGTCTCTTTCACGTTCCTAGAAATAAAATCatgaagtaaataaatattaccaatAAAGGATCCAAGATTCAGAAAATCAAAAAGATTTAGATGACCAATTAAATGATCAAGAGAGAGGTAGCAATGACACTATCAACATATAAGTGATATAACACCCTAAAATTTCCAACTACTCATGCATTAAACAATACAAAATAGatctatctattaattacaattTGTGAATATGACCTGCCAAATTAATTTCCAGCAACCAAGTTCCACAAGAAATCCACCAAagctattttattttgatttatgtTACCAAGCGTTTGAAAATGGGGAGAGAACACAAAAAGGGGTATCATCAAAAGCATGCACATATCACATCCTATCATCTGAATTAACTACTAAtcattttcaattaataaagaaatgaaaatcttaaaagcatttattttaaaaaaactaaaaatagtaaaatcattaaaatcctTGAAAATAAATACCATTTCTGGAGCATTCACATAATACGTTTCATCATATCAAAATTTCAAAGACCAGTGGAAAGCCTTTGTCTAAATATAGGAGAGGCAAGGGAATATCAAAAGTAAGCATGCAAATCCTTCCCCACCTCACCTATTTCCATTGCAGAAATGGGCACATGGGCAATATGACATTCTTCTCTAAAATAATAGTGCACAATGAAATGATTTTACCTGCTTGTAAGACttcatacaataatataaaaataatagcaatcaatcattcatataaatatacacataatattcacaaatttaatgaaattgaaaaaatcCCTTTAGAATTTAGATATATGGCAGAAAAGGGTAAACCTCTGCCTGTATTTATCTACTACATGCAAAGACGAGGGTCAAATGCTATTGATTACTTTTCTCTGACAGTGACACACCTATACATCCATAACAAAAGAATTGAAGATACAGGTCTTCCCACCACATTTccattttgttaatttgttcCAAGGCAACAGGTTCATTTTTTCCCTTCTAAAATATGTACAAGGATCAATATTACTGCAGCTCTACCAGAACATCTTTCTAAAGCagacaatttttatttactccTCTTGTTTTTACCTATATTCACAATCATTTGAAAAATGTTCTTCagctaaataatgaagatactCACTAAGTGCACAACAGCTAAATGAGAACACTATTCATCATTTGAAGAATGTTCTTCAGCTAATCTATAGGTAGACACAAAACTCAGTGAATTATGTGAAGAAAGTAgccatttcatttttcattattttcagaCTAGTTAGCTTGAGAACATTTCTTAGAAACTGGAATCATACATAGAAAAGTTACTAAAATCAATGAAACCAGAACTTGCTTCGGGACATGTcagaatatttaaaattaaattctggCTGCAATAATAGAGTTACCATGTAGTCAATGCACATCTGCCTAATCAAATCGTAAACTTCAGAATCACCATACACTTGATCAGCAACAGCTCGAAAGAGGCAGTTTCCATCTTCCATCATTTTCTTGACTTCCAGACCTTTAACTCGTCTTAGATCAATTTCAAATTGGCGTTCTCTTTCCtgatataagtatataacattTACATCTGCAGAATTAGAAGTACTGCAACTATATATGAAATCCCTTCTAATGAATTAGCACTAAGGCCTAGAAAATGGAGGTTTATATTTATAACCCATTCAAAACTGCATCATAGATTCCCCacatttacccaaaaaaaaaaaaacctcatttcAGTTAAAAGGCAACATGTTGTTACCACCCAAAGTACCAAGTTTGTACAAGTTATGATagctttaaaaatttaaagtaacataaaatgaaacaaaaatggTAGTTCATGTTTATAACTGATTACAATTGCATCTTAGATTCcccaaagaaaaaaatgaaaataaaccaataataagaataataataataataatttactagAAGTAAATGTTCTTTGGACTTACTGCATCGTCATAAGAGGGACCAAGGGATGGGCCTTGCTCATCAGCACTGTTATAACCTTCACTTTCACAGTGAGACCGTGGGGAAGAAGGTCGGGATCTGGTTGGTGAAGTTCTAACTGAAACAATAGGACGGCCAAGAGGCCCCCTAGATGGTCCTGTTCGCACAGCATTTGAACTGCCAGATGGATACCTCCTCAGATTTGAATTCATTGAAGTGGGTTTTGGAGGTGGCACCGGAGGAGGAGGTGGATATGAACTACCAGCAGCTGCATGCAAAGAACTTCCTTCATTTTCCTCTTCCACAACTCCCAACCCACCAAGACCTTTTAGCAAATCCTCAGAAACAAAATCATTATCAACTATTTTCTCCTCATCAGCTCTCAGATCATTGCTCAAGTTTTCTGGTGAAAAATCCTCACTTTTCTCACTTTTCACTGGCTTGCTCTCAAAACAATCAACTGAAAACTCATCCAGGGAAACCTGCTCTTGAATCTCAGCTCCCAACTCATTGTCTTTCCCAGCTGACGACACCTGATTGTTGCTAGTAGTTTGTGGTTGAACCAAAGCtgaagacgaagaagaagatgaactAGGTAGTGATGTCAATGATCTATTCTGgtttgatgatgaagatgacgaCCCATTAGAACCCCGCTGAACAAGTATCCGAgtcatttttctaaattttcttcAACCAGAGGCCTGGGTGACAATTATTTTGCTTAACCTAAGATTAGAGGAACATAAAACCCTTTGTTTTCAACTTGTCGCGCTTCCTGGCCTTAGGTGCAGTCACCCCAATCCCTTGGCTGAATGATTCGTCCGAGTAGAAGTCAATTTCCCTCTGCTCCTTGTGAATCAATTTCTGCATTCCCCTAACAATTCTCATGAGACCTTGACCTCCAAAAATTCTTCTTTCAAACAACAAAACCTTATTTCTTTAAGCTACTCAAAATAATGCAAAAGTAAAAGCAAGGCCCGAAACACAAAAATTCACCTCTTCTACTCCCAACTGCAATCGTAAAATCAAATCACCATACAACCCAACAACAAAGTATCAGAAATGCATTCCCGATCACTTAACACGCAATAATATCAAAAGCCCATGAATAAAAATCAAGTTCAGAACAAAATTCAAGAACCTAaaacccaaaaaagaaaaaagataataatcATATAAGAAACGAAAAAAGCTTAAATTCCATAAACAAGGGTCTTCCAATTGATTGAAAACAACAAGTTTAATTCGAAAATCTTTAATCTTTCCCATAATTCTTCAAGATTGGGAATTCAGATAGAAATTAAACAATACCCAAGACAAATACGCATCTAATCTACGGGGAACCATTCACATCCAATCGCATATAAAGGGTATATTGAGTGAAATGAAAACCCTAGAGTTGACTCGGACGGAGCTAAGGAACTCACCGAAATTGAGCGGGCGAATGAGACGAGTTAGCAGTGGGAAGAAAGCAAGAGTCCTTGAGATGGGTTTTTGGGGAAAAAATCgcagaagaagaggaagatggCGACGAAGACGAAGACAAAGTCGAGGTGGGTAATTAACTTCGGAGCAAAGGAAGTGGCTTTTTGATTGTATTTATTGTACGTAGAAATGTGTAAATGAACaggtagagagagaaagagattcagagagagagaggtgaaGCCACGTGACAGTGGGATTTTCAGTGCGAGGTCTTCTCAGGAGGCCATGTACGCGTGGCGAGTTTCAATTGGCAGCTCAGCCAAAGAAGAAGAATAGAAGGTTTCGAAAGTTGGAGAAATTGGTGCATCCCTTTACCTCCAATCTTAATTAACTTTCTATTCCTGTCTTAGGCCATTTAATTCTGgtttacaattaattattaattattgatcattaaaacacaaaaaatttagttattattttttttgaatactactaatagtatctgttcataactactttctgaacctattgaagcataaaagtcagtattgcctccactgagactcgaacccaccacctccctataaagggaagggtttggtTCCTATTGGTTCTTTATCGAGGGCTCTAGACCCCAACCCGACAAGATTATAGAGGGGTGAAAAGTTGAAGTGAGCATTGAGTAAAAAAGTGTGAGTCGGATATCGTTCTCAAAAGATATGATTACAAATAGGAATGGAGTAATGTGCGATTAAGCAAAACGgtatactaataataagaaGTTAGATTTCAACATTGTGAAAACGAATATCATCAAAGTAACAAGCAATGTAAAGAAGCAAGTATGCAAGCAGCAAGTAAACAATGAATAAAGATGGGACTTGTATTAAGTTTCCTTGCATGGATGCAATGAATGGTCCTAGGTAGGGAGTAGTGTGATGCATTAACCATAATCCTTGGAAGATGTTACCCTACTGCCAAAGCTACAAAACATGTTCTATTTTACCTATATATTAAATGGTAAGAGTTCTACCTTGTAGCAACCTTAACCACACGAGTCATTTTATTAAACATGTTGTGTCACATTTTCTTCCGAGCTCATCTTCTCAACGTAAAGTGAGAATCGCAAGTGGAAGATGTTATAGTGTAGTCTCAATCTCTTGGCAACTACACACCTCATAGTCCTATTGTATGGTTGGACCTTAATGAATTGAAAAACATGTAAgtcaatttaaattatatacaatttttaatatcatattataaaataagtagaattatacATACATTTTAAGTTTATACGAGCAAATCTGATGACATTTATACTTTacatctaaaaataaaaaatttaacagaTATAAGACATATAGTTTGCACTTTAGAAAAAGTTTTCTTGCCATAATACAAAATTGCACATCATTCAACCAGCTGTTTGCAAACTGGGCAATATATAGCTGCATGTATGCATGCTTACAATTGAGGTATAAATGtacaattaataatttgtactttttatttatgatatgAAAGATTTCTTTGGTTCAGAATCTACTTAATGTGCATTTGGCATCTTAATATCACTTTTCCAAGCATAGTATCTAGGAGACAAACGAAGCAACCTCAGGATCGTTTAAATATCAGCATAGCACATTAAGCGATTCGAAATATGAATAGGGaaagaatttttattatttaccgTGAACTTGtaaaattaagaatatttttttcacATTATTTGTATGCTTTATAATTTGAAGAAATGTGATTAAAGacctttttttttagttaaaaaaaaaaaaaaacaccctaGTAACCACAAATGCTTCTTCCATTAGCATTGCCTCATCACTGAAGTCCATAATCTTGTCGATAAATCTTTTTAGCAAGAAAATTTTCTTGCTGCCTTATCTACCTAGGTAATTGGTCACAGATATAAAAATTTATCACAAAAGATCAAGGATCAAGTCTCACTAACAACCAATATTCTTTTCTTAAAATACATTCTTTACATGGACAACGCATTGGTATTCAAGATAGTACGGGTTTGCACTCCTCCACCAAATTGCACGGTGATCCTTACATTTTTAATTGGCATTTCACTTGTAGTCAATCAACTCACACCCAAGTTAGAGTCATACTCTAATATTACTTTACCAAAATTCTCTATCCTAAGCAATCTTAATACCTTTGAGAACCGCCCATAACTTAGTTTCCACTGTACTATAGGAGTCAATAAGACACATGGACTCCACCAACCAAGATCTCATTGCATCACGAATTAGGCCTCTCCCCTGCGAGGAATTGATTAGTGTTACCAATAGCTCCATCAGAATTAAACTTGACCCATCCGTCACAAGGCTTCTCCCACGTGGTCACATATATGCTGAGTTAACTGTGTATAATCAAGAGAGCAGATTGGTGGCAACCATGGCGGGTCCACTTATCCAAATGATTAGGAGTTGTCAAAACtactaacaaaataaataaataaaatatcatcaTGTGCAAACTAAACTGAATGACAACCGATTTTGATAATGTGCAACTTACACATTTTCAACAACCCACCATTTTGATCATGTGCATCTTAAACTAGCATGATCCTTTTATAGAGCTATGAGTTTATCAGAAGTAGTCATTAATCACTTCCAAGCTGTCTTCAACTTCCtaatacaaacaaacaaaaattacaaagcCCTAAAGAGCATATTGGTGGGTCACTTGTCCAAATTATTAGTTGTCAAAACAATGAAGAAACCATCACCATGTGCAGACTGAACTAGATAACGACTCATTTTGATGTGTGCAGTTTAAAGTTCACATTTTGACGACCCATTTTGATCATGTGCAACATAAACTAGCATAGTAGCATGATCCTTTTATTAGAGTTAAGAGTTTATCAAAGTAGTCATTAATCATTTCTTCCAAGCTGTCTTTAACTTCCtaaaacaagcaaacaaaaattacaaaacccTTATAAAAATGTGGTTAAAAATGCGGGGCCCTATTGAAAAGCCAGGCAATAAGATTACACAGTACACAACAAAATTTGTTATCAGAAAACTAATTCCCTCCATCCTCCAAGTTAGACCGGATATCTCCTTTTTAGCACAAATTTTTTTCACTTCTAGGGGGCACTTCGATTGAACAAGAAATGAGTATGAAAACTGATACGAGGCAAATTTTACTTTGGGTCAAGAAAAGCCAGACTACCCTGCCAAATCTGCCATGATTCCCACTCCCCTCTGCTATAAATCCTGCTTCACTAATTAGGCAGTTTTCACCTTTCGGGAGGGTGGCCGACGAAATATACTGATGAGATCATCAAGACCCTGGCAAGCATTATCATTGAAATTGTTAGATATTTTCCGATCTCcatttgaaatataatataaaatataatactagtgAAGTACTGAAGTCTAGCATCAATTGTTAGAATCTAAAAAGTAGAAAAATCTTTGTAGAACTCAGAAACTGTACCCTGGTTGTGACTACTAGAAAACTGAAAAGGGTAATCAAGTATGATCCTAGCGCTAATAGCAAAAGCAAGTCGAATGTCACGCTGGCAACCTGCAAAGATCCATAACATTATCCAGCAgttatgaaaataaatacaacGAAATAAATAGCAGGTATTTCCTCCGAGGACATTTGCAATAGACCAAGGACTGAACCTAAGACATGTTTAagtgagtgagagagagagagagattgtaTACTGCATTTTTTATGATTAAAAATAGAAACCTGATATATATGCAATTTGCTACTTGTTGAGTCGTAAAAGGTGAACATTCCATCAAGCACCTCATGCTGTACACTGACATCAGCAGTATGATCAGCTAATTCCTGCCAGCAAATAAAAAGTGTGCACTTGGTTAGGCCTAGTACATACATGTAGATACTGAAGGGTGGGAATTTGGTATCTCTATTCATATAAAAATTGGCTGGTTGGCTAATCATGTGTTAAGGCCAGCAACAGATGAATTTGAGCAACAGGATATTATATCttaaagaaatgaaagaatATTTTCTGAAGGAATGACTAGACTTATTTTCCCACCATAACAACATTTGACATCCACTGCACTCATTCTACCAATGATGTTAATTCTAAAaccataaaaaatgcataaggGTCCTAGGCAGGTTCAAATATACTGATCTATAGAGTTGTCCACTGAATGGAGCAAAGTGCATGGTTAAAAATACAGCGAACCACTTTGGAAAACTTCACCCTAAAAATAACATGCAGCGTAAAGCAACATATAGGAATATCACATCCATTATTATAATGAAAATTGCCTAAGATACAATGTTTTCTAATATTACCTTTTTTAATGCCATGATAAGTGGATCATTTTTTGAGAGAAATGGTGCTACTCGAGGTGTTGTTGATAGCAGATCAATCCAAGAACGTATATAAAAGGGATTGATAGCTAAGCTACTACCATCTGCAAATATGTTAATGTTCTTCCCCTCATGGCCGTAGATGTGGTTCTGTTGATAAAGAAATGTTGTTAGAGAAATTAAAAACATCTTTTAGAATAATATTTCACAGAGTTGCAGCAATGACAAATTCAAGTGGTGGTTCATTATAGAAGTGTCCAATATTCTAAAATGGTAAAACCCAAACCATACAAAATggagttttggaaaaaaatgcAGAAGTCACAGATTTcaccaaacacaaacacataaatgATCGACCTCTTGCAACTCTGTAAACAGTTTGCAACgacaattattaaaattaaaaaaaattgcaaattacatattctatttatatttgaacAACAAAGTTCAGTCAATCATGTTTAGAAGAGTGGGGTCCCAATAATGTTAGTAATTGggtgaaaaatatttatatagcaACAACTTTGTGAACTTTGTGCAAATTAGATGTGATGTTTAAAGAATGGTCCCAAGGGGCAAATGAATAACAAAGAATTGAAATATAAGAAAACTGATTACTCCAAAACCAGAAAGCAGATAAGAGATTGTCACTTTGTTTTAAAAGAATAGAATgcattatatatgtattgtactCTTGAAAACTATCAAGcttcatttattcattttacATAATACAGAGTACTACGAAAAGAATCAAGTCTAGGACTGAGGTGAAGATGCATAATGTGACTAATATTTTAGTGTTCCAAATTGCATCCTGAGATACTATGAGAATATTCCAGATAGACTACACCCTCAATTATCATTAGGAAGGAAAAAAGTAAGGATCATAAAGATTTTATTATGGAGTTCAGGATTAGATTGTGTTATAGAAAACACAAAGATTAGCAGGTTTTGCATTACATAATTTAGGGCAATTTCTTTGTAGTAGCTTTGGTGTCATGAACTCAGGATATACAAATGTTTAAGTTTCATACTTTATCTATCTATAGGAATAAGTGGGCAGAGAATAAATATGTGAACCATCTATCAGAAAGCATTAACATCAGACTTACGGCTAAACTTTTGGCAACAAGCTTGACACCCTGAATGATTGAATCTTCACTGACAGAATGTCTGCATAATGAGTCATGAATTTAGTAAATAAGTATCAAGATGATAAGTCATAAACAAAAGATAGATAAAGAACAAGTCATAACCTGTTATCAGCGAGACCTCCGGTACTTTCTAGCAATTCAGGTGGAGCAGAAAGTTCAGAAAGGGTTGCAGCAGTCACTCTTAGCTTTGAGAATTGTTCGTGCTCCCAGGCTACCTACAGCATTTCTTAGTAGCTTCAGCACAGTAAAACAACTGAATACACTATGCAGCTTTTTATTAACAGTTGGGTTCATGAAAAGACACACTCTGGTGGCTTGCAGCACACAACTTTAAATTTACTTCCCCTTGCAAGCAAAGATGTTACTAAACAATGATTCACAATGGGTGAGTGGGCTTAACAGGACATGCAAATCAGGAAAATAGAAAATACcacaaaaatgataataattcctgaaaaaaattattcctgAAATATTAGACAGGCTATAATTGTAGATAAATAGTTTGCAGTCAGCATTCAGTGGGAAACaagacattttaattatacacttAAAACCATGCCAGCTCTCTGATCTAGTTCAGGAACCTatgatatattaatatattatggcAATGTATCCAGAATAAGAAGTCAAGGAGTTCATCAAGTGTTAATTGATTTTATGCACAAATTCCTTTCACCCCAGGGAAATATTAAATCTGATGCCAGCAAAATCTGCATCAGAGGGAGAAAATAGTTAAGAAGTCTTTTCTTCTAACTACTATTCTTTCCACCCTATAAGTTTTACCAAATGTTCTACCATTCACTTTTAAAGCCATAGTTCTGAAATTTATTCACCCAATAAGTTGGGAAGAAGAAATTTATTTGGAAGATTATGTTCTGAAAATTGCTACTCCACTTTAGGATGCAAAAAGGAGCAAACTTTTCATTTCATCCAAGAAGGCTTTACACTTTCTTCACCAAGAAATTGTATAACTGTATTTCCATTCAGGTCAGCTTACCCCAAATCTAGTTCAGAGCTAATATTCTCATTTTTTTAAGATTATGTTTGGAATACTGGTTAAATGCTCACATTTTGTGCTAGCTGAAGAAGGAAGAGGTGCAATGTGTACTTGGAAACACAGAGATCCTTATTAACTGAAAGTGAGTAATGCATTCTTTGCTAATAAGAATATCACATGCTTGCATAaagatttataaataataattgacaaaataaattacaaccACATATTTCAGTACTCTCTGTAACTACACTTTTAGATTTCTCCTTATTTCAACTCTACTAATTTATAACTTTTTCTTAAGGAACTTTGCACATACTAGAGAAAATTAGAAGCTTGGAAACATGGagcaaattaaaattcaaatcaacAAAATTATGTGATCCCcatgaaaaatcaataattacACAGCATATTCAAATGCAGCATAGAGATAAGGAAGCTATATATATGATCCAAGTGTGATATTGTTTCATGAAATCAAATATCAGGATCAATTTCATTATAAgccaaataataacaaaataaaataaaattcatttgatgcacacaaaaacacacacacttCCTAGCATTAAGATCTTCAGGAAAGAACAATATTGTTCAAAATAAACATTTGCAGTGAGTCTAATTTGCAGAGGACCAGAGACATCTACTTACTCGAGGATTAGAGATATTGATTTTCTTGTGTTTAAGACCAACTTTAACCCCCAATTCTTCTCCAACATTAGAAAAGCCCTGCAGAAATCCAGTCATTAGTCTAGAAAGAAGTCCAAAGTAATCTTATTTGGTCAATTGC contains these protein-coding regions:
- the LOC116017468 gene encoding OVARIAN TUMOR DOMAIN-containing deubiquitinating enzyme 6; translated protein: MTRILVQRGSNGSSSSSSNQNRSLTSLPSSSSSSSSALVQPQTTSNNQVSSAGKDNELGAEIQEQVSLDEFSVDCFESKPVKSEKSEDFSPENLSNDLRADEEKIVDNDFVSEDLLKGLGGLGVVEEENEGSSLHAAAGSSYPPPPPVPPPKPTSMNSNLRRYPSGSSNAVRTGPSRGPLGRPIVSVRTSPTRSRPSSPRSHCESEGYNSADEQGPSLGPSYDDAERERQFEIDLRRVKGLEVKKMMEDGNCLFRAVADQVYGDSEVYDLIRQMCIDYMERERDHFSQFITEGFTSYCKRKRRDKVYGNNVEIQALCEMYNRPIHIYSYSTEPINIFHGSYNTDTPPIRLSYHHGNHYNSLVDPRRLTIGAGLGFRCLEGRNVDKDQVKAAIKAQQDQQIDNILLAEGRFISDLELTEKEIERMVMEASRAEYLANDKYKQQPGHRESSTSGAEPSSSGARSSGSDTRHDGGRESRLPDSVLSDSMQIMLSMGFSYPQVIEAYSIFGDDVDSMVCYLVETSGSSSRRKGKATE